A genome region from Triticum aestivum cultivar Chinese Spring chromosome 2B, IWGSC CS RefSeq v2.1, whole genome shotgun sequence includes the following:
- the LOC123039258 gene encoding uncharacterized protein gives MDTLEERAEKDTQCSDVIGLLTQMKPVETRITKRNPQPSYIRDIEILMPEGDKIRITLWGKFSYFLTEDVIGSQTDLIITSTMVQRFNGKCINLTCYSYHLQILTE, from the exons ATGGACACACTAGAAGAAAGGGCGGAAAAAGATACACAATGCTCAG ATGTCATTGGACTACTAACTCAAATGAAGCCAGTGGAGACAAGAATAACAAAAAGGAACCCACAACCTTCATATATCCGCGACATTGAAATCCTAATGCCTGA GGGTGATAAAATCAGAATCACGTTGTGGGGAAAGTTTTCTTATTTTTTGACCGAGGATGTAATCGGCAGCCAAACTGACCTTATTATCACATCAACGATGGTGCAGAGATTCAATGGTAAGTGCATAAATCTTACATGCTATTCTTATCATTTACAAATTCTAACTGAATGA